A genomic stretch from Spirochaetota bacterium includes:
- a CDS encoding TlpA family protein disulfide reductase, translated as MPAAAFREPMKTTVSLILFIALCISSTVLYAELKQGDTAPSFTLRDSKNRLVLSKAVIQQKPLLVSFYFAGCEPCKKELPEMQKLFEKHGSAVAFYLVSTDKEGAEVAVPFVQKLSVTIPVLCDKYSDAAKGFGVTKYPTVVIIGMDGTVLFAASGYHEETIALIDQVLGALHQ; from the coding sequence ATGCCTGCCGCGGCCTTCCGGGAGCCTATGAAAACGACCGTAAGCCTGATCCTGTTCATCGCCCTCTGCATCTCCTCCACCGTCCTGTACGCGGAGCTTAAGCAGGGGGATACCGCCCCCTCCTTCACGCTGCGGGACTCGAAAAACAGGCTCGTCCTGAGCAAGGCGGTGATCCAGCAGAAGCCCCTGCTCGTGAGCTTCTACTTCGCGGGGTGCGAACCGTGTAAGAAGGAGCTCCCGGAAATGCAGAAGCTTTTCGAAAAGCACGGGAGCGCCGTCGCCTTTTACCTCGTTTCCACCGACAAGGAGGGCGCAGAGGTCGCCGTTCCGTTCGTCCAGAAGCTCTCGGTCACCATCCCCGTTCTCTGCGACAAGTATTCCGACGCGGCGAAGGGATTTGGTGTAACGAAGTACCCGACCGTCGTGATCATAGGGATGGATGGGACCGTCCTGTTCGCCGCGAGCGGTTACCATGAGGAGACGATTGCGCTGATTGATCAGGTGTTGGGGGCGCTGCATCAATAG
- a CDS encoding MFS transporter, whose protein sequence is MAGVYHVRSQARNSLEDLEYAMTLPPRIRRDFLLFFIAVSVAAFSQSVIDSVFNNFLAESFSITDLQRGVLEFPRELPGFLVIFFSALFAFLSIRRMAALANLFAAVGILCVGFFSIDFSFMLLWLFIFSTGQHLFMPLASTIGMEFADEGNAGSRLGQFNGAMNLAAIVGSFLIFIGFKYLDFSFSIAFTISAAGFLTVSALMFFMKPDKPLPARTRFKLRKEYRLFYWLNILFGTRKQIFLTFAPWVLVKIFNQRTEVVATLLTAGGIIGIFFKPLLGRAIDRLGERFILMAEAALLVFVCAGYGFARDIFTEDVAMYIVFACYVIDQLLMSVSMARATYMRKIALSPADISQTLTMGVTIDHIFSITIALVSGAIWITLGYQYVFLLAACIAFVNFFSASLVKIPSNRVPE, encoded by the coding sequence ATGGCCGGCGTGTATCACGTCAGGTCTCAAGCACGGAATTCATTAGAGGATTTGGAATACGCCATGACGCTTCCGCCGCGCATCCGCCGCGATTTCCTGCTGTTCTTCATCGCCGTCTCTGTCGCGGCTTTTTCCCAGAGCGTGATCGATTCGGTGTTTAACAATTTCCTCGCGGAGAGCTTCTCGATCACGGACCTCCAGCGCGGGGTCCTGGAATTCCCGCGCGAATTGCCGGGATTTCTCGTCATCTTCTTCTCGGCGCTCTTCGCCTTCCTGTCCATACGGCGCATGGCCGCGCTCGCGAACCTTTTCGCGGCGGTGGGGATACTCTGCGTCGGGTTTTTCTCGATCGACTTTTCCTTCATGCTGCTGTGGCTTTTCATTTTCAGCACGGGGCAGCACCTGTTCATGCCCCTCGCCTCGACCATAGGCATGGAATTCGCCGACGAGGGCAACGCCGGAAGCCGCCTGGGCCAGTTCAACGGCGCGATGAACCTCGCGGCCATCGTGGGGAGCTTCCTGATCTTTATCGGGTTCAAGTATCTCGATTTTTCATTCTCAATCGCGTTCACGATTTCCGCCGCGGGCTTCCTCACGGTGTCCGCGCTCATGTTTTTCATGAAACCGGACAAACCGCTCCCCGCGCGGACGCGCTTCAAGCTTCGTAAAGAATACCGGCTCTTCTACTGGCTGAATATCCTGTTCGGCACCCGCAAGCAGATATTCCTCACCTTCGCGCCCTGGGTGCTCGTCAAGATATTCAACCAGCGCACGGAGGTCGTCGCGACGCTGCTCACCGCGGGGGGCATTATCGGTATCTTCTTCAAGCCCCTGCTGGGGCGCGCCATAGACCGGCTGGGCGAGCGCTTCATCCTCATGGCCGAGGCGGCGCTCCTCGTCTTCGTGTGTGCGGGCTACGGGTTCGCCCGCGATATCTTCACGGAGGACGTCGCGATGTACATTGTCTTCGCCTGTTACGTGATCGACCAGCTCCTCATGTCGGTAAGCATGGCGCGCGCGACCTACATGAGGAAGATCGCGCTTTCGCCCGCCGACATCTCCCAGACGCTCACCATGGGCGTGACGATCGACCACATCTTCTCGATCACCATCGCGCTTGTAAGCGGGGCAATCTGGATCACCCTGGGCTACCAATACGTGTTTCTTCTCGCGGCGTGCATCGCGTTCGTGAATTTCTTCTCGGCGTCGCTGGTGAAAATCCCAAGTAACCGAGTACCGGAATAG
- a CDS encoding DUF3343 domain-containing protein, whose product MHAENLLKRAGVPVKLIPIPRHLSSDCGVCLRFARESRATVEETLRDRVGYDRIVDTE is encoded by the coding sequence ATGCACGCCGAAAACCTGCTCAAGCGGGCGGGCGTGCCCGTGAAGCTTATCCCCATTCCGCGCCACCTGAGCTCCGATTGCGGCGTGTGCCTCCGGTTCGCGCGCGAATCGCGCGCCACCGTGGAGGAGACGCTCAGGGATCGCGTGGGATACGATCGCATTGTCGATACGGAATAA